GCACAATATCTGTTCTTGTCACATACCAGTAGATCTCCATAAGAGGGTTGAGCCGTGGCAACCTCTTCTTGCCCACTCCATACCCACAATTCTGCAATAGATCTAGACAAAAGGGGAAGGGGTGGAGGAGAGTACCCAAGACTGCCCTTGCACTTCAAACAACCTCCCTCCAAATATACAGCCACCTGGTAGTGAAGAAAGAAATGCTAATAAGACACTAGGAATTCAGCGTAACAAGCAGACATGCGGTGAGATAGCCACAGTTGGCCTTCGCTTTTGGAGCATAATAATCATAGTGTTCATCTTACTCAATACCAACACCCCACCAAAAGCTCTCCCCTTCAGAGAAACCTTGTCCTTTCAAGTAAATATGGCGTCGTTGAGGAgaagttaaaaaataaaataaaggcacATATGAAATGGTCCTTGACCAATTATCTATCCACACCTTATATTATTCTACTTGGGATTATTGATCCAGTACTTCAAACATCAAAGTAAGCTGCTTTGTCTTCTTGTCATGGGGAGGTATCCATTGAAACTCCCAAGCTTGTGAGTGTGGGAAGCAGACACAGGAGGTCATGAAGCGGTTCCGCTTATTAACTACTCCATCCATCCAGAATTTTGAgtcatatactccgtataataccTATTTTAGGATCTCTGCAAAAGATGTCGGATTCCTTAAAAACTTTGTTTGTGATTGTATTTCCTAACATGCTATTGCTTAAATTACCTAAGACAGTTGTTTGTCATTACCTTCCACTGATTAAATTAGTGATGGGGAGTGGATAGTAATTATATACGTAGTAAATACGAAATATTATACAGGGTTGTTGTATAATCATGTCTAAGGAGTGAGCAGACTAGTTCTGCAGTAGGAAATTCACTTGTAACTGGGAAAGGGAAACCAGTTCTATTCTGGATCAGAACGATCTCTTGAACTTGAGCAGATCAGAACGATGTCCTGGCAGGAGATAAGCTTTCACAAGAATGCGATAATTTCTACTGATGTGAATCTGTGACGAAATTGGGGAGCAGCAGTGTCTGATTCTTACAAGTTTTCCCGTCCTTTTGTGTCTGTGTTTTGATCGTATGGCTTTCATAGATATGGTGTTTTTGGCAGTTGTTTAGAACTCTGCATATGAAGCACTCTTTACATGACTCTTGTTTTTGGGGTTAGGGTGATTgtttccgtttttttttttttttttctgctaGTTCCCTTTGAGTTTTGGTTTCTCTTtgtaatatttttttcataagCAGACTTTCATACCACTTGCTAAGGAGTTTGGTTTACCACATAACTGGAAAATTTTCGATGTGTGCATTTAAAATGCATTAGATAATAATTATGTGACTACTTGATTTTAAAAGTTTCAGAAATCAACTAGTATTTCCGTATACATGTACTCTTTTGCAATCAATTGATAAGGCAACTGCGTGCAAATTATATAATTCTTGTGAATTATGATGAAGTAGGCATCCACTGCGTGATGAAGATTTGGCTAACGTGTTCTCATTCTACAGGATCAGAAGATGCTCTGAAAATATGTTACAAGTGTAAGAAGGCTGGTCATCTCTCTCGTGAATGCCCAGAACATCCTGAAGATGCCTCACGTGCACATAGAAATGGCAGGCTTGAGAATCCTGATGGAGATTCGGCAATTACTGCTTCTGAGATGGAGCAGATGGCAATGGAGGAGGATGATATACATGAGATAGgtgaagaagagaaagagaagctTAATGATGTAGATTACCTGACCGGTAATCCACTGCCTAATGATGTTCTTTTGTATGCTGTGCCCGTTTGTGGTCCATATAATGCATTGCAAACGTACAAATATCGAGTGAAGATAGTTCCTGGCACGGCAAAGAAAGGGAAAGGTATTCGACCATCTTCACTCTATTGTATTTTTGTTATTGTCTAATGGATTGGTTATGTTCACCTCTTTTAGAAGGCCCAGCCCTTTCACTCCCACCGTCAACCAAATtaaggaaagaaaataaaatatttgtaaaactaaacagaaaattataatgaaagaaaaaataaaagcaaggagtaatCTTTCAGGTAGCTAAACAGGTTACATGAAGACGTAAATCATTCCGAGGTAAAAATGGCCGGACATCTTGAGTATGTTGCATTTTCTTTTGACAGTCGATTCCTTTTGCCTTTCAAAAGTCAAGAATATGGTTCATTTGCCAATTTCTTTTAAAACTAAAAGAAGTTTTAGGATAAATTGTTCCATACAGCTGCATATCTTTGTTCCCTAAGTGTTttaatttaggaaaatttgtaattattaatccaacctttgcccgattttctttaattaagcctacctatgcgatatttctaaataatccaacctttatgacccaactactattattaagccaaACAAGTTACTAACCTACTATAGGCagtattcacccttacgtggcatataacaattataattttcccccacccccttattttctttaattgctattttaattttggttcctctctcctctgcgattttctgcttcatctctgcacttctctccattatttctcttctacctcttctccaccattgtcgatccctcatacctgtccattcgaagttcatcaaaaataattagcaattgctatggctggggtaaagcaattgcctgttggatctagatcttcttcaaattcaaggtttttttttctttctaaattttcaacaagaccacaatatccaacatcccacaacatcaaaaaaaactatattattgcaacaactcgggtttttacgaactgaccatcaaggaagcccaaaattcaaaatttaccaaaaaaggaacaaaaacgctaaggtccgtaagttcaccttcaattgtacgattttggagacgaaatttgaatgcgcgtggatgaagtcacctatttccacaagaaaatcgttgataatgtcatgaaccagtacaattgtggttgaagcagcaataatggaggagagaggaattgaaacacggtagagagaagagaagggttaagggttttttgaaaagaaaaaaaatgaaatccttgtttaggtggcaagtgatgatgacgtgtccaatattttaggagggaaaccagctttaggttgtcaacatttttaacgttgactttgtagcaggtaaccggtcattcaggcttaataatagtagttgggtcataaaggttggattatttagaaatatcgcatagataggcttaattaaagaaaatcgggcaaaggttgtattaataattacaaattttccttaactttgtagcaggtaaccggtcacccaggcttaataatagtagttgggtcataaaggttggattatttagaaatatcgcataggtaagcttaattaaagaaaaccgggcaaaggttagattaataattacaaatttaccTTTAATTTAACAAATGTAATTTGCGAATAAAGATATTAATAACACGGGAAGAAAGGTTCCCTTACAGAAATATActtttttgattttcatatatCTTGTATATTTAGAAATTATTAAATAGCCTAACTTTTCTAGTGGTGTGGAAGCTTTCAAGCCAAAATTGCTTTAGTTTCCCTCTCTGACTGATATTGATAACACTGGTAAATTTAGTTATTAGTGAAATGATACGAAGTTGGTAATTCggtaaatgatttttttttggatcTAGAACATGTTCTTAGATCATAAATCAGTTTGAAATGATGACATAAATTTTTTAATCTGATGTATACCTCTTTTGCTTGTTTAGCTGCAAAAACCGCcatgaatttgtttaattacaTGCCTGATGCATCCAACCGAGAAAAGGAGCTCATGAAAGCATGTACTGATCCTGAACTAGTTGCTGCTATGGTTGGAAACTCAAAGATTACTGCTGCAGGCCTTAGTCAATTGAAACAGAAGCAAAAGAAAGGAAAGAAGGCTGCTAGCAAAGCTGGAAGCTAGTCCCTGCTGCCTGGAGAATACTGTTGATACTGTCCTAAGGAACCTTTGATTTGTATAGGAAACTGCAATTTAGTTTTGCTGGCAGAAAATACAATTTAGTACAGAAAATaccctttttttctttctttctcgaGTCAAGCAATGAACAAGCAGATTCTAAAAACAAAGCCATTTCATGGGCTTGAAAAAGTTTGACAATACATACTCAGGAAGTTCCTACTATTTCAACTTCGTTTGACATTACAGAGGATTTCTCTTGTGGAGTTCAACTTGGATTATGTTGAGCTCTCATCACAACCAAGCATTCACTATGAATTTTGATTCTTTACTCTCTTCGCCCAAAACTCTCATTAAAAAAACTTGAGAGAAGAGTTCAAAAGAGGGGTAAGATAACAAAAAAGACGGAggtagaattttaaaaatactCCATACATGGTCGTAGGACTATCAAAGGGAGGAATTACGAGCAAACAAAAGAGACTAATACGGTTATTAGTTTTGAAAATGGGAACTATTCAATGCTTGACTGTTGAGAAACTGTTCTGACTTCTACTACAAGCTCACtgtataatttttgttttttgagggACAAGCTCACTGTATATATTCCAATCAATATGGTAATATTTACGGAAGAAATATCGTTTGCTCCACAGTTTCACTGAGTATGTCTTAGGAAAAGTTGTGAAGAAAAAATGGATAGGATTAGTGGTTTACCTGATAAATTACTAGCTCATATGCTTGGAAAACTGTCATAGGCCTTCTCGATAACTCATAACTCTCCTAGACTCCAAAGCATCATATTTCTACAGGTTTGTATAAAAACATAGCATAATTGTCTTCCTTTTAGATCTTTCTTTGGAATTCTAACCAAGGGTTATATCGGAAGATGCCTGATTTACTATTTGCAATAgttagggacagagggagtaacttCTATTGTAACGTAGACTGCTTAATATCTTGGTGATTCTACTCACCTTCCTGGCAAATACTTCCTTCATTAGGGCTTGATCAAGAATCATTACAACGCTCAAGAGCTAAAAAAGTGGCTTCCAGATATAGGAGATCAGGTTCCTTTCTCACTGCACGCGGAGGTTATTGAAGTTTATCATTTTTATGGCAACGAATCAGACTTCATTTTGCTGAAGTATCTGCTTCAGAATGCCGTACAGTTGAAGTGGTTGACATTGTACAAGAACTGCAATATGAAGATGGCCAAGGAATGGTCTTTAATGTAAACATGTAATGATGGGTAGGCACCAGTTAATCTATTGCCTCTCACAAATATATCTGACTGCATTTATACTATAATAATACAAACAATACGTATATTTTGCAGGACAATAACACAAGATTACCAGACAGAATTGGACGGATTTCGTTACAAGCTAACATACATAACCAAAAACTAACAAGCGCAACTATTTTTAAGATTCAACTGCGGGTGGAACAACACTTAAATCTAGACCCTCTGCTGGTAAATCTGAAGTTAGTGGACCTAAGATTCCATCTGAGCTGAGAGTGAGACCGCTCTGCAAGTTCAACAGgttgaaagaaaaaataagATCACCAATATTTTTCACAAGGCAACTTATCGTTACAGATATGTATCTTATATAAATGTAGTTCTGAACAGAACATTGCAAGTAATCATTCTAAGCTAACAAAATGCATGCTAATACCTCAGGCTGGAATCTGAGCATGTCAGCACGAGCCATGGCCTCTGCTTGTGCAATCCTTTGTCTGAATGTTTGAGCCATCTCCTCAGCCTGGTTATCATGACATAAATGGTTAGTTTGATGGATGTCTTACATTACTCAGAAGAAACTAAGGAACTATCTTTTGTCTAGTTTCTTAATGTTCCTACTTTGGCTTCGATCATGAAACTTTAAATTGCGaacataattcataaaattaACTGAAAGCACATCAAGAATTTCCTCCTCCCTTCCTTCCTTGAAGATACATAAGAGAGGACCTCTTAAGTGAAAAGACAGCAAAGTTCAAGATCAGCATATAGTAAACCTTCATACCCAGTCACGTAGGTACCCATAGCAAAATAGTACTCAAAGTGACTGAGGGAGCACGTACTCTGAGATGATGATGTGGAAAACTATCCATGGATAGATGAAATGAAGTGTTGCAACTAaataaaaatggaggaagtactttCAAAAGGAAGACCTCGACTATCAAATAGGAGAAATAAAGGGGGTAAAGTACCTTCTCAAAGACAAGCTTCGGATTACGAATCATGTCACCAGGAGTAGGTTCCAACTTCTTTGTCGACAGACTCACCCTACCTCTTTCACGGTCATGGCTCAAAATCATGACCTGCATATTTCAAGCATTTAATCATATTTCAGTATTAAAAGGTTAATTCATTTTCTACAGCAATTATATCAAGGAATACCTTCAAAGTGTCACCAGGTTGTAGGACAGTTGCAATATCCGAGACACGATCATGACTGATTTGACTAACATGAAGAAGCCCATTAATTCCACCAATATCAATAAAGGCACCGTAAGGTTTAAGAGATTGAACAGTTCCTGTGACAACTGATCCAATACCAAGCTGTGCCTGGCTGTCAGCCATGGCCTTGCGGTTACTCATTACCAACCTGGATTGTTCCTCATCAACCTCAACAAACTTTAGAGGGATCTCTTTCTCAAGAAGTTCTTCTGCAGAGGATTTCTGATACAGAAACATGACAACATATTATTAGGCCCTAGGTATGtgtaaaataacattaataCATTATTGGAACAAATAAATATAGCTTTACGCAAAAAGCAAGCAAGATGAAGAAACTAACAGATGATATTTGCGAAAAGGGAACAAAACCACGAAGGCCTTCCACTAGAGCCACCACACCACCTTTGTTCGCCCCAACAATCTGACAGAAAGAAAACAAAGTAAGATCAATTAATCAATTATTAAACAGGTCAACAAATATATAATCTCTTCCAATATTCAGCACAATAAAACTCTCAAGTGTCTAATTGTGTTTGGACAACAGCATGAAAAGTCAATCAAAGAAAATAGCACGTGAAATGATCTGAAGCACTGTGAGTTATCAGGCTAAGAGAACTTCAATGGGATGCGCAGGGTTCATTTCATCCAATCCAACCATAGGTGATACACAAATAGCAGAAGAAGAATAGCAATTAAAAGTCAGAAAGATAATACCAACCTTCCCCTTAACTACAACATCCTCAGCTTGCAACTGCCTACACCTTTCCCACGCAAGCTCATACTGGATTTGGCGCAAACTCAAGATTAAGCTATCATCAGCTTCATTTTCACCAATGATTACAAATTCTTCACGTACACCTGGGATTATACCAGCTTCCTCCACGTTTTTTATTCTGTAAATACATGCCTCTGCGAGAGGCAAGTATGCCGAAGATTTTGCAGTTATATCGACTAATGCCCCATTGGCATCTGTGCAGAATACTGTACCCTTGACCTGAGGAAAAGCAAAGAAAGCAAATGAGTTCATCTCTAAAGAGCCGAAAGAAATGGAAAATGGCATATGAAAAGCTAAAAGAAATACATAAGCAGACAAAAGATGGGTTATATCTGTTCCTAATGCAAGTCAGGTGACCAACAATTAGTCAATTACTGATAAACCACCTTGTCAGCTGATATGTTCTTAAAAGAAGAGAAAAGTATGAATTGAATGCTATGCAAAGACTAAAAATGTCATCATACAAGTCGTGACCCCAAAAAATAACCATATTTCCTAAAAAGGGGTAGACTAAAGGTCCAGCTTTATCAGCAAAGCTCTAAAATTTGAGAGTTGTAATCAGAAGTGTAAAGTCTGGGAGGAAGAGCAAATGAGCATGTTTAGACATGGCCATAAGACATTAAGGCTCTATTTGGtatggtgtaaaacgttttcagtgtAAAATAATTTCTCATGGACAATATTTTCCAAgggaaaatacaattccaaactagttttcagttgtttggttccttaaaagaaaatgggagaagatggtgaagattgaggggaagaagggagagggaggtaaggaggaaaggtggaaaagtggtttccctccctttcaaatggaaaaactTTTTCCACCTCGAGGGAGTAATAGAAAATAATTTCCATCCtttgccaaaccaaacaacataAAAGGATTGAAatggggaaaatcgttttccatgaaaacattTTACACCCTACCACCAAACAGAGCCTAATACACAACGATTCTAGTCCATATGTCTCCTCAATCGGAAGCAGAGCATTCTTCTATTACGAAAGGCAGCATATGATAGAAGATGCCTCTTATATTTCAAGCTTGCAGATAAGCTTTGTCAGTGAAGTAGATATCAGCAGAGACCCCCACCTCCAGATGCAACACAACGCGATATGAGTTTTAATCATTTTTGCGGAGAATGTTATTTTTTGCTTTGATGGTGAATAAGGCGAAAGTCAAAAACAATACGCTACAACACCTTATTCACCATCAAAGCCACAATACTCCATTATACAAATATAAGCTTCCATTTTCAACATTAAAGTccacaaccaataaaattaacaaattagaaTAACCAGACGCATACTGAAATTCTAATTCCAAAGTTCTAGCATTAAACCTTTATTTGTCTAATTTCAATCCCAACCCAAATTAAAGAATAAATAGTCTCAAAACatacataattaaaatcatgaataaaTAGAAATACCCATCACATAAAACCAACATAATCACCCAAAAATCCATTAAAAAAACTtgcaaaagaagaagaaaaataagAATTACCCTGGAACCCATTTCGGAATTGAAGTCATACTTATCAAGAGCAGTATGAAAATCATCAATGGTGAAGGAAACACCTTCCATGGGAGCATTACGACAGCGTTCATAAGCGTCTTCAAAAAGCTGTTTAAGCTTCTGCCTTTCTCTGGTTTGTGCATTTGAAACAGCAACAGCAGAAACAATTGGGGAGAATCTAGGCT
This genomic stretch from Spinacia oleracea cultivar Varoflay chromosome 3, BTI_SOV_V1, whole genome shotgun sequence harbors:
- the LOC110793885 gene encoding small ribosomal subunit protein bS1c, translating into MASLAQQLAGGLRCPPLSNSNLSKPFSPKHTLKPRFSPIVSAVAVSNAQTRERQKLKQLFEDAYERCRNAPMEGVSFTIDDFHTALDKYDFNSEMGSRVKGTVFCTDANGALVDITAKSSAYLPLAEACIYRIKNVEEAGIIPGVREEFVIIGENEADDSLILSLRQIQYELAWERCRQLQAEDVVVKGKIVGANKGGVVALVEGLRGFVPFSQISSKSSAEELLEKEIPLKFVEVDEEQSRLVMSNRKAMADSQAQLGIGSVVTGTVQSLKPYGAFIDIGGINGLLHVSQISHDRVSDIATVLQPGDTLKVMILSHDRERGRVSLSTKKLEPTPGDMIRNPKLVFEKAEEMAQTFRQRIAQAEAMARADMLRFQPESGLTLSSDGILGPLTSDLPAEGLDLSVVPPAVES